The bacterium genome includes a region encoding these proteins:
- the murD gene encoding UDP-N-acetylmuramoyl-L-alanine--D-glutamate ligase — translation MDVAGKRVLVVGIARSGLAALALLKKLGADTRAIDTAAPDDLGDRLVRATELAGEVAAGGWREAWFAAADLVVVSPGVPLSDPIFNIPRGAGIPIAGEAELASWSIEAPILAVTGSNGKSTTVTLAGQALANSGKRVFVGGNIGRALSEMPLAGEAFDAACVELSSFQLEAIDTFHPSAALLTNISPNHEDRYADLASYAAAKRNIFRNMGAGDVAILNAACALTARHITGLPCPVWWFGDEALGGAFVAGGELVVNAGGRDWRFDLAPFRAPGAHNRENLMAAALIAAHGGATREGVEQAIAEFAGLPHRLEFVREVGGVRFVNDSKATSPGAIATALDAIAGARVVLLSGGRSKKADFAPIRDAVAARARAVVTFGEAGPEIARALAGAAAIVECASMDEAIGEAARIAQAGDVVLLAPGCASQDAFRDFEHRGERFGEVVHDL, via the coding sequence ATGGACGTGGCGGGAAAACGCGTGCTGGTCGTCGGCATCGCCCGATCAGGCCTGGCCGCGCTCGCGCTTTTGAAAAAGCTCGGCGCCGATACGCGCGCGATCGACACCGCCGCGCCCGACGATCTCGGCGACCGCCTTGTGCGCGCGACAGAGTTGGCCGGCGAGGTCGCGGCGGGGGGCTGGCGCGAAGCCTGGTTCGCGGCGGCCGATCTTGTCGTCGTTTCCCCCGGTGTGCCGCTTTCCGATCCGATCTTCAATATCCCCCGGGGCGCCGGCATCCCGATCGCCGGCGAGGCCGAACTGGCGTCGTGGTCGATCGAGGCGCCGATCCTCGCGGTGACGGGCTCGAACGGAAAGAGCACCACGGTCACGCTCGCCGGGCAGGCGCTCGCGAACTCCGGCAAGCGCGTGTTCGTCGGCGGCAATATCGGCCGCGCGCTTTCGGAGATGCCGCTCGCGGGCGAGGCGTTCGACGCCGCGTGCGTGGAGCTGTCGAGCTTTCAGCTCGAGGCGATCGACACGTTTCATCCCTCCGCCGCGTTGCTGACGAACATCTCGCCGAATCACGAGGACCGCTACGCCGACCTCGCGTCGTACGCCGCCGCCAAGCGCAACATCTTTCGCAACATGGGCGCCGGCGACGTGGCGATCCTGAACGCGGCGTGCGCGCTGACGGCCCGGCACATCACGGGCCTTCCGTGCCCTGTCTGGTGGTTTGGCGACGAGGCTCTCGGTGGCGCGTTCGTGGCGGGCGGCGAGCTTGTCGTCAACGCCGGCGGGCGCGACTGGCGTTTCGACCTCGCGCCGTTTCGAGCGCCGGGCGCGCACAACCGCGAAAACCTCATGGCCGCGGCCCTTATCGCCGCGCACGGCGGCGCGACGCGCGAAGGCGTCGAGCAGGCGATCGCCGAATTTGCCGGCCTGCCGCATCGGCTGGAATTCGTGCGCGAAGTCGGCGGCGTGCGTTTCGTGAACGACTCCAAGGCGACGAGCCCCGGCGCCATCGCCACCGCGCTCGATGCGATCGCTGGCGCGCGCGTCGTTCTTTTGTCCGGCGGGCGGAGCAAGAAGGCCGACTTCGCGCCGATCCGCGACGCCGTCGCGGCGCGCGCGCGCGCGGTGGTGACCTTCGGCGAGGCGGGCCCGGAAATCGCCCGCGCGCTTGCCGGCGCGGCGGCGATCGTCGAGTGCGCGTCGATGGACGAAGCGATCGGCGAGGCCGCGCGGATCGCGCAAGCCGGTGACGTCGTGCTTTTGGCGCCGGGTTGCGCGAGCCAGGATGCGTTCCGCGATTTCGAGCACCGCGGCGAGCGGTTTGGCGAGGTGGTCCATGACCTTTGA